The Rubricoccus marinus nucleotide sequence GCGACCGGTAGGGCGCGTCGGTGGCCTCGTCCAAGGGGAGCGCGTCCATGTCGGCGCGGTACGCGACGGTCGGCCCCGGGAGGGCGCCCTCGATCTCGACCGCGAAGCCGGTCCCCGCCAGAGGCTTGCCCGGCGCGAGGCCTCTGGCGGTGAGCCACTCGCGGACCGTTGCGGCCGTGACGTGCTCCTGGAAGCCGAGCTCGGGCCGCGCGTGGAGCGTGCGGCGGAGGTCCGTGAGTTCCTTGCGGAGCGCGGGGTTGGGAAGGCGGACGGGGGCGTCGGTCACGAGCTCTGGTTGCATATGCAAAGGTAATGGGCCGGTGACGGCACCGTTCCGCGAGGGCCTCTGGCGAGCGGGCACCGCACGCGCCAGAGGCGAGGTCCGTTGTCTGTGCCTACCGGCTCAGTCGTTCCGCTCGGCCGCCGCAGAAGCCTCGGGCGGGGCCTCGCTCGACCGCGGCGCCAGAGGCCGCGCGTTGATGCTGTCGCGGAACTCGCCCGCCACGCTGGCCACAACGTCGGGGAGGCGGCGGGAGTGCTCGAACACGCGCCGCTGGCGCTCGTAGCTCGCGCCGGCGTCGATCTGGCCGGGGATGGCGCCGAGCTCCTTTGCGCAGCCCAACCGCTCCGCGATGGGCATCATCCGCTCGACGAGCATCGGGATCACTTCGCGGAGCGATCCCTGGTCGCCTTCGTTGGTTTTGATGATGCTCGCGTCCAGGCCGTGACGGCAGGCGCGCCACTTGTTCTCGCGCACGATCCACGGCTGCAAGACGGGCATCGTTACGCCCGCCTCGTAGCGCTCGTCCAGTGCGACGACGAGCGTTTGGACCAGCGCGACCAGGCTCGCGAGCTCGTGCATCGTCGAGGGCGTGTCACAGATGCGGATTTCCAACGTGCCGAAGCCGGGGTGGGGGCGGATGTCCCACCAGATCTCGCGGATGCTCTGGATCGCCTTGGCGCGGACAAGCGTGTTCATGAACCGCTGGAACTCGCCGTAATTCGCCAGGCGGTAGGGGAGTCCGGCCGTCGGCATCCCCTCAAAGATCTTCGAGCGGCAGCTTGCCAAGCCGGTGTCCTCGAAGTCCACGAACGGGCTGCTCGAACTCAGCGCCAGCAGGTGGGGCAGGTACGAGCACAGCGCGTTGCTGACGGCGATTGCTTTCTCGCCAGAGGACAGGCCCACATGAACGTGGAGCCCGTAAATCAGCAAGCGTCGCGCCGGCCACTGGATGCGGTCGACGAGGCTTTGGTAGCGGTCGTTGGGGAAGATCTTCTGGTCCCGCCACTGCCCGAACGGGTGGGTCCCGGCAGCGGAAAGCGTCATGCCGAGCTGGTCGCCGAGGTGGTACACCTGGCGGATGGACGCGGTAAGGTCCACCATCGCTTCCTCCACCGTGGAGCACACGCCGGTGATGACCTCGATCGTGGACTGCGTCAGTTCTTGCTTGACGTGGTCCAGCGCCCCTTCCACGCCTTCGAGCCCTTCCAAAAGCTCGACCGAGCCCTGCCGGAGGTTGAACGACTGCGGGTCCACGACCTGCAACTCGATCTCGACGCCGATGGTGGGAGTGGGCGACCCGTTAAACGGGATCTTCGCCGGAGCGTCGAGGCGAGCGTTGTCGAGCGTAGAAACGTCCATCGGGTGGGTCTGGGGACAGGGCGTTCAATATCCCTTCACAGACGTACGGGGGCAACTACGCTTCGTCCCCGTCTACGCGGCCTCTGGCGCCAGAGGGAGCCGGGTGCACCTCGCGCCGGGTGCATCTCTTGACAGGTGCTACTCCGAGCGCTTGGGAAACAGCTTCGCGTAACGGGCCAGCATGGTCCGGGCTTCCTCCACGTCGCCGCCGTCGTCGGGAGAGAGTGCTTGCGCGATGGCTTCTGGCGTGTCGCCGGATTGGGCGGCGTCCCAGTAGGCGTCGGCGCGCTCCAGTGCGGAGTCGAACGCGTCGGCGTCCAGCATAACTTCTGGCGCTTCGAGGAGCGGCTGGGCGAACAAGGCGCGGGCCTCGGTCTCGCTCAACTCGCCATCGCCAAAGCCGGCGTGGACGGGGTCCTGGTCCGCGTCGATGCGGAAAGCGGCGTGGTGGAGAAGGTCGTCGAAGCTCAGGACCTCATGGCCGGTCTTCTGCGCCATCTCGATCTCCTCGGGGAGGAGCGCCTGCCAGTGGATCTCGGCGGCTTCGATCACGCCTTCGAGGCCCAGCATATCGTCCTCCTCGGCTTCGCCGCCGACGAGCTGCTCCACGAGCGCCTGACGCCGATGGGCGCGGGACGACGGCGAGAGCGAGAAAAACGCCCACAGCACGCGGGCGGTCTCCATCAGCGCGACGACCTCGTCGGGCGCTTTGTCGGGGTCGGTTTTGAGCGTGAACGCCTCTGCGGGGTTGAGCTCGTAGAGCGAGAACAGCGGCTCGGCGAACAGCGCGAGCGATTCGAACTGCACGCCCGTTTCTCCTTCGATAAGGGCCTTCACGATCCGCTTGCGTCGGATCTCGAACGCGTCATCGGTGGGCACGCCGGAGCCTGAGAACTCCATGCCGCCGGTGCCGAATGCGCCGCCGAAGCTGTCGAAAGGGTTGCCAAAGTCCGCCATGTGATACTGTTGCTCGGGAGTCAGGGAAGGGGTGAGAGACGCGAGCCGCCGGCTCTGGATTCCCCTCTCGCACTTCTTCACGGCACGGGCGAAGAGCGACTGGCCTCTGGCGCTAGAGGCCAGGGCTACCGGGTGGGGACGCTCAGAGAGATTGCGCGATGCGGTCGAGGGCGGCCTCGGGGTCGTCGTCCATGCCGGTGTGCACCGGCGACGGCTGCACCACGGTGGAACGCGTGGCCGTGAGCCAGTGGAACCGCTCGGAGGGTGGGTACACGCCCAGCGGTCCTTCGCCAGAGGCCATCTGCTCCATCGCGCGGAGGTAGCGCGTGAGCAGGCCTGCGCCCAGCCCTGGCCAGCGCGCCGCGAGCGCCTCTGGCGCCTCGGCCCAGCGCACGCCGATAAAACGCTTCTGGCGGCATTGCAGGATCACGCCCACGGTCTCGCCAGAGGCGAGGTGCACGCGCGGGACGACCCGGATGAGGGCGTAATCGTAGGCGGGCACGCTAGCGTCGGTAGGGGAGGGCGTCGCCCGTTCCGTGGGCGCCCTGGGCGCGGACGGCCTCGGCGACCCAGGCGCGCGGGGACTCCAGCCTCTGGCGAAAGAAGCGCGCGTAGGCCTCGCGGTTGGCCTCAGGCGTGGCGAACGGCGCGGTCCGGCCTTCGGGCGCGTCCATGTACAGGTCGTCTGGAATGGCGGCCAGGATCTCGACGATCGCCTCGTCGGTCAGGCGTGGGGCCAGGCGGGCGTCCGCCGCCTCGATGTCGCCAGAGGCGGAGAGGAGCACATGGTCTTTGATCGGCGCAAACGGGGCCCGTGCACGGGCTTCGTCCACGGAATCCCAGTTGTGGTGGAAGTAGAGCGCTGCGCCGTGATCGATCAGCCACAGGCGCGCGTCGTCGCCCGCGATGAGGAGGTTGGGGTTGCGCGCCGTCCGGTCGATGTTGGTGGTGAGCGCGTCCAGCCAGACGACCTCGGCGGCGAGGTCCGGCGAGACCAGGTCGCCAGCGGCCACGGGGTCGTACGGGAACGCGCCCTCGACGTAGCCCAGGCCGACGTTGAGGCCCACGCTTCCCTTGAGGATGTCCTGGATCTCGGGGTCGGGCTCGGCGTGCCCGAAGGCCTCTGGCGCATCCACGAGCGCGAGGTCTGGAAACGGCAGGTCCAGCGCCCGCGCGATGCCGCCGACGATGAGCTCCGCCAGGAGCGCGCGCGCGCCCTGGCCGGCTCCGCGAAACTTGGTGACGTACAGCCCGGCGTCGGTCTCGACGAGGGCGGGGAGGGAGCCGCCCTCCCGCAGCGGGGTGACGTAGCGGAGGGCTCGGTGCGTGGCGAAGGGCATCGGGCGCAGACCTCTTTCAGAGGTCCGAGTTCCGGGTTCTCGGTTCGGGGCTGCGCTAGAGGCCTCTGGCGCCAGAGGCAGAGCGGGCTCACCTTCCAGTCCCCAGTCCCCAGTCCCCAGTCCCTACACCATCGTCTCCGCGTTGCCTCGGCGCAGCAGCAGCAGGAAAAACGGGACGCCGCAAATCGCCGTGACCACGCCGACGGGCATCTCTTGCCCCGGCAGGACCACGCGCGCGGCGATGTCGGCCAGGAGCATGAACACGGCGCCGCCGCCGAACGCCAGAGGCACGAGGCGCCTGTGGCCCGGTCCGGCCATGAGGCGGATCGCGTGTGGCGCGATAAGGCCCACGAATCCGACGAGTCCCGCCGCCGCCACGAGCACGCCGGTGACGACGGCGGAGACCGCCAGAAGCCCCCGTTTGAGGCCTTCGACGGGCACGCCGAGCGCCATCGCGGGCTCCTCGCCTGTGGCCAGCAGGTCCAGCGGACGAGCGAGTGCCCACAAGACGGCGGCGCCTGCGGTGGAGACCGCCAGAGGCACGAGGACGCCAGGCCACGTCGCGCCCGCGAGCGAACCCAGAAGCCAGAACAAAACAGCGCGGAGCTTGTCGGGCTCGGGGCTCGCGAACGTCACAAACGCCGTCACGGCGCCCAGCAGCGCTGAGACCGCCACGCCCGCTAAGAGCAGCCGCGCCGTGGACAGCCTCGGCCCCTGGCGCGCGACGAGGAACACGAACGCGAGCGCGAGCCACGAGCCGACGACCGCCGCCAGAGGCATCGAGAACGCCTTGGTGAGAACGGGCGGCAGGAAGCCGAGGTAGAACAGCGCCGCGCCCGCGCTCGCTCCGCCAGAGGCGCCGAGCACGTACGGCTCCGCCAGAGGATTCCGCACGAGCGCCTGCATCGCCACGCCGATCACGGATAGGCCGCCGCCTACCGCGAGCGCGAGGATCGCGCGCGGCAGGCGGATCTGGTGCAGGATGGGCTCAGCCGCCCGGTCGCCCTCGCCGATGAGCGCCGCCCAGATCCGCGCCGGGCTCACGTTCGAGCTACCCACGAACAGCGAGAGCACGAACACGACGGCGCCGACGACCACGAGCCCGAGCACGACCGCGCGCAGCCGGGCCTCTGGCGAGACGGGCTCGTTCGGGAGATCCGAGGGCGCCTCTGGCGTCACGCCGCGCCAGAGGCGAACGCCTCGGGGTGCAACCGCCTTGCGATGGTTTCGAGCGCCTCGACCGTCCGCGGGCCGGGCCGCAGGATGGGGTCTGCGGGGATGCTGTAGACGCGCCCGTTCTGCACCGCCGAGAGTCCCGCGAGGGCGGGCGCGGCCTCGATCAGCCTCTGGCGCGCGTCGCCCTCGCCAGCGATCAGGATGACCTCGGGTGCGTTTTCCAGCACCCACTCCACGGACGGCGCCGCGGCGTCGCCCGAAAACGCGTCGGTGACGTTGTCGGCACCCGCCAGGCGGACGACTTCGCTGGCGTACGACTCGCGCCCGAAGGCGTACAACGCGCTGTTCTCGGCGCCGATGAGGAGCAGCACGCGCGGCCGTGGCATCGCGGCCGTCTTCGCGCGGACAGCGCCAACGCGCGCCTCGAACGCGTCGGCGGCGGCGGCTCCGCCAGAGGAGGCGAGAAGCGTGTCGAGCGTGCGGAGCGCCCGGGGGATATCGTCCACCTCGGCAAAGCGGAACGCGTAGGCGGGGATGCCGAGACCTGCCAGCGCGTCCAGGTCGGCGGGCGGGTTGAGGCCAACAACGCCGAGCGCGAGGCCGGGCCCGAGTTCGAGGATCCGCTCGCGGTCCAGCGGCAGCGAGGCGAACCGCGGCACGCCTCGGACCTCGGCAGGCCAGTCGTCGGCGGTCGCAACACCTGCGAGGCGGTCCACGCCTGCGGCGACGGCGATCATCTCCGTCAGGTTCGGCGCCAGAGGCACCACCGTTTCGGGCGCTCCCGCGAGGGAAACGCTGCGCCCGTCGTCGTCCGTGAACGTGCGCGGGCCCTCGGCCTCTGGCGAGGCGCACGCACCGAGCGCGAGGAGGCAAACCGCGAAAAGAAGGGAGCGGACGGGCATTGCAGAGACCGCAGAGCGGGCGAAATCGGGGCGCGGGTAACTTACCGACCCCACCCCCGGCGTCTGTGCGCTTCGCTTTCGTTCTCAACCCGGCGGCTCGCTCGGGCCGCGCGGCTCGCGATGCGGAGCCCATCCTCGCAGGCGCCCGCGCGCTGGGGATGGACGCGAGCCTGCACGCAACCACCGCGCCCGGTCACGCCACCGGTCTCGCCAGAGGCCTTGCGCACACGCACGACGTGGTGGTGGCGGTGGGCGGCGACGGGACGGTCCACGAGGTGATGGGCGGGCTCATCGGGACTGAGGCGGCCTTCGGCGTGCTCCCGCTCGGCACCGGCAACGACCTCGCCTGCGCGCTCGGCATGCCGACGCGGCTCCCGGCGGCGCTCGCGGCGCTCTCCAGCGCGGCCGATGGCGCCCCGCGCATGATGGACGTGGGACGCGTGCGCTGGACCGAGGAGGGCGGCGCCAGCGGCGAGCGCGTGTTCGCCAACTGCGTCGGCGTGGGGTTTGACGCGATGGTGGCCACCGAGGCGGCGCGCTACAAACGGCTCGGCGGGCGCGCGGCCTACCTCGCGGCCACGCTCCGCAGCCTGCGCCTCTGGCGCCGCCGCGATCTCGTCGTCGAGGTGCGCACGTCGGGCGGTGTGGAGTTGACGGCTGCTGGCGAGGTAGAGTCTTCGGGCGAGGACGCGCTCTTTTACCATGGCGCTTTTTTCCTCTGCGAGGTCGGCAACGGGCATTCCATCGGCGGCGGCATCCTGCTCACGCCAGAGGCCGTGCCGGACGACGGCGCGCTGGACCTCTGCCTCGCGCGGCCGCTCACGTTTGGGCGCATCGCGCGGGTCTTGCCTCTGGCGCTCAAGGGCGCGCACGTGGGCGAGCCTGAGGTCTCGATGGGGCGCGCCCAGCGCGTGTCCATCCGCGCCGTCCGCGGCGTGCTTCCCATCCACGCAGACGGAGAGGCCGTCGCGACGCGCGCCACGCGAGTCCAGACCGAGGTGCTGCCGGGCGCGATCCGCGCGCTCTGGGGGCCAGGCTCGGATCGGTAACGGGCTTCTGGCGCCAGAGGCATCGCAGAACCTGTTGGGCTCTAGTCCCCCGCGAGGAACGATTGCAGGCGCCAGCGGCCGCCGCCGTCTTCCCAGAACGCGGCGCGGTAGCCCACTGGGCTGAGCGCTTTCTGCGAGGCCACGTACGCGACCGTCGAATCTGGAAGCCGAACCATCCGCCAGCCGCCGCTTGGAGGAGAGAGGGCGGGCACGATGATGTGGCTCAGCCGCGCCACGATGGGCGCCGACATGCTGGGCCCCTCGCGCGCCGGCACGTTTTCGCTCACGATCGCGACGTTGGAGAACGGGTCCTCCTCGCCCGGCCACAGGCCGTACACGAACGGCGCCGTCACGGCCTCGTCTTCTTCCACGCTCCCGGCATCCAGCACGCCCGCGAGGACGCGCCACGGGTCGCGCCCCTCGGGCGGGTCCCCGCTGAACCACATCGTGCGGAAGCCTTCGGGACCACCGGGCTCGTCGCCAAAGGAGAGCCTCGCGCCAGCGGCCACGAGCCCGAGAAAGGCCGCCGTGTCCTTCCGCGCGACGGCGTCGCGCAACTCGGACCGGAAGCGCGGGAAACCGGGCACGTGCCTGCCGTCGTCCACGGGCACGAAGGAGCCGCGGAACGTGGGGACGGACGCCTCTGGCGGGGGCGGCGGGGGCTCGGGATCGGCGCAGGCGCCGAGGGCGAGCGCGGCGACCAGGAAAAAACGTGGGGACGCAGGCATGGGTGAGAGCAGCGTCAGGGTGAGGTGGAGTCTACGCCTGGCGCGGGTGCCCCGCCCCGGGACGGGTGATTACCGAACCGTTCGGGCTCCCAAACGGAGCCTCTGGCGCCAGAGGCCCGCCGCTGCTCGGACTCTGAACACAACCTCGGAGACGGAGCGGCGTACCATAGAGCCTCCCCTGCCACGTCTCCCATGCGCTTCGCCTTCGTCCTGATCGTTCTCGTCGCCCTCGGCGGCGTCCTGTTCGCCACCCAACCGACGAACCTGGAGGACATCGAGTTCGCCATCCCGTTCGTCAGCACGACGATTATCGGCATC carries:
- a CDS encoding FecCD family ABC transporter permease, which gives rise to MTPEAPSDLPNEPVSPEARLRAVVLGLVVVGAVVFVLSLFVGSSNVSPARIWAALIGEGDRAAEPILHQIRLPRAILALAVGGGLSVIGVAMQALVRNPLAEPYVLGASGGASAGAALFYLGFLPPVLTKAFSMPLAAVVGSWLALAFVFLVARQGPRLSTARLLLAGVAVSALLGAVTAFVTFASPEPDKLRAVLFWLLGSLAGATWPGVLVPLAVSTAGAAVLWALARPLDLLATGEEPAMALGVPVEGLKRGLLAVSAVVTGVLVAAAGLVGFVGLIAPHAIRLMAGPGHRRLVPLAFGGGAVFMLLADIAARVVLPGQEMPVGVVTAICGVPFFLLLLRRGNAETMV
- a CDS encoding glutamate--cysteine ligase; protein product: MDVSTLDNARLDAPAKIPFNGSPTPTIGVEIELQVVDPQSFNLRQGSVELLEGLEGVEGALDHVKQELTQSTIEVITGVCSTVEEAMVDLTASIRQVYHLGDQLGMTLSAAGTHPFGQWRDQKIFPNDRYQSLVDRIQWPARRLLIYGLHVHVGLSSGEKAIAVSNALCSYLPHLLALSSSSPFVDFEDTGLASCRSKIFEGMPTAGLPYRLANYGEFQRFMNTLVRAKAIQSIREIWWDIRPHPGFGTLEIRICDTPSTMHELASLVALVQTLVVALDERYEAGVTMPVLQPWIVRENKWRACRHGLDASIIKTNEGDQGSLREVIPMLVERMMPIAERLGCAKELGAIPGQIDAGASYERQRRVFEHSRRLPDVVASVAGEFRDSINARPLAPRSSEAPPEASAAAERND
- a CDS encoding ABC transporter substrate-binding protein, translated to MPVRSLLFAVCLLALGACASPEAEGPRTFTDDDGRSVSLAGAPETVVPLAPNLTEMIAVAAGVDRLAGVATADDWPAEVRGVPRFASLPLDRERILELGPGLALGVVGLNPPADLDALAGLGIPAYAFRFAEVDDIPRALRTLDTLLASSGGAAAADAFEARVGAVRAKTAAMPRPRVLLLIGAENSALYAFGRESYASEVVRLAGADNVTDAFSGDAAAPSVEWVLENAPEVILIAGEGDARQRLIEAAPALAGLSAVQNGRVYSIPADPILRPGPRTVEALETIARRLHPEAFASGAA
- a CDS encoding HipA family kinase — encoded protein: MPFATHRALRYVTPLREGGSLPALVETDAGLYVTKFRGAGQGARALLAELIVGGIARALDLPFPDLALVDAPEAFGHAEPDPEIQDILKGSVGLNVGLGYVEGAFPYDPVAAGDLVSPDLAAEVVWLDALTTNIDRTARNPNLLIAGDDARLWLIDHGAALYFHHNWDSVDEARARAPFAPIKDHVLLSASGDIEAADARLAPRLTDEAIVEILAAIPDDLYMDAPEGRTAPFATPEANREAYARFFRQRLESPRAWVAEAVRAQGAHGTGDALPYRR
- a CDS encoding diacylglycerol/lipid kinase family protein, producing MRFAFVLNPAARSGRAARDAEPILAGARALGMDASLHATTAPGHATGLARGLAHTHDVVVAVGGDGTVHEVMGGLIGTEAAFGVLPLGTGNDLACALGMPTRLPAALAALSSAADGAPRMMDVGRVRWTEEGGASGERVFANCVGVGFDAMVATEAARYKRLGGRAAYLAATLRSLRLWRRRDLVVEVRTSGGVELTAAGEVESSGEDALFYHGAFFLCEVGNGHSIGGGILLTPEAVPDDGALDLCLARPLTFGRIARVLPLALKGAHVGEPEVSMGRAQRVSIRAVRGVLPIHADGEAVATRATRVQTEVLPGAIRALWGPGSDR
- a CDS encoding DUF3037 domain-containing protein, with product MPAYDYALIRVVPRVHLASGETVGVILQCRQKRFIGVRWAEAPEALAARWPGLGAGLLTRYLRAMEQMASGEGPLGVYPPSERFHWLTATRSTVVQPSPVHTGMDDDPEAALDRIAQSL